GCGCGACGTGACCACCTTGGGCGCGTCGAGGAAGCTCACGCCGCCCCTCCGGCGGGACGGGCCGCGGCCCGCTCGCTCCGTGCCTGGTCGGAGGCGGCCCGCTGCGTCGCCACCTCGTCGGCCGGGACCCGCAGGCCCCCGTCCCGGCGCACCCGGTTGAGGGTGCCGTGGGCGGGCACGTCCTCGGCCAGCCGTCCGGCCCGGGCGTCGGCGATCAGCCGGTCGAAGTCGGCGCCGGTGAGGGGGCCGAAGAAGCGGTAGTTCACGATGGCGCACGGGGCCCGGTCGCAGTAGGCGATGCACTCCACCTCTTCGAGGGTCACCGTCCCGTCGGGCGTGGTCCCGCCCACGGGTGTGCCCAGCGAGTCCTCGGCGTGCTCGAGCAGCTCGTAGCCGCCGGCCAGGAGGCAGGCGATGTTGGTGCAGATCCCCACCAGGTAGCGGCCCACCGGCTCGGTGTGGAGCATGTCGTAGAACGACGCCGTCCCCTCCACCTCGGCCGGGGTCAGCCCGAGCAGCTCGGCGATGTGCTCGACGGCCTCGGGCGTCAGCCATCCGTCCTGCTCCTGGGCGATGTGGCACAGGGGCACGAGGGCCGAGCGGGGGTGGGGATAGAGCGCGATCGTCTCCCTGGCCCGGGCCAGGTTGGCGCTGTCCAGGCGGGCCACTAGCGGTCCACGCCCCCCATCACCGGGTCGACGGAGGAAATCACGGCCACGGCGTCGGCCACCAGGCCGCCCCGGATCATGATCGGCAGGCTCTGGAGGTTCACGAAGCTGGCGTCGCGCAGGTGCATGCGGTACGGCTTGGGGGAGCCGTCGGACGCCAGGTAGCAGCCGACCTCCCCCCGCGGCCCCTCCACCCCGACGTACACCTCCCCCTCGGGGACCTTGAACCCCTCGGTGAAGATCTTGAAGTGGTGGATGAGCGCCTCCATCGACTCGTCGATGCGGCGGCGCGGCGGCGGGGTGACCTTCTTGTCCTGGACCCGGTAGTCCCCGGACGGCATGGCGTCGCTGATCTGGCGGATGATGCGCAGCGACTCGCGGATCTCGTTGAGGCGGATGGCGTAGCGGTCGAAGGCGTCCCCGAAGCTGCCCACGATCACGTCGAAGTCGAGGTCGTCGTAGAACATGTAGGGCATGTCGCGGCGCAGGTCCCACGCCACTCCGGTGCAGCGCAGGATCGGTCCCGTGGCGCCGAGGGCCACCGCCTCCTCGGCCGTGATCACGCCGACGCCCTGGGTCCGCTCCCGGAAGATGGGCTGGCCGGTGAACAGCTCGTCGTACTCGTCGAGACGGGGCGGGATCACGTGGAGGATCTCCTCCACGTCGGCCCGCCAGCCGTCGGGCAGGTCGGCCGCCACGCCGCCGGGGCGGATGTAGTTGTGGTTCATCCGCAGCCCGGTGGTCTTCTGGAAGAAGTCGAGGATCATCTCCCGCTCCCGGAAGCCGTAGATCATCATCGACGTCGAGCCCACGTCCATGCCGTTGGTGGCCAGCCACAGGAGGTGGGAGGACACCCGGTTGAGCTCGGTGACCAGCATGCGGATCCACGTGGCGCGGGGCGGCATCTCGACCTCGAGCAGGGCCTCGACCGCGAGCGAGAAGGCCAGTTCGTTGAAGAGCGGCGCCAGGTAGTCCATGCGCGTGACGTTGGTGCAGCCCTGGACGTAG
The window above is part of the Acidimicrobiales bacterium genome. Proteins encoded here:
- a CDS encoding NAD(P)H-dependent oxidoreductase subunit E, encoding MARLDSANLARARETIALYPHPRSALVPLCHIAQEQDGWLTPEAVEHIAELLGLTPAEVEGTASFYDMLHTEPVGRYLVGICTNIACLLAGGYELLEHAEDSLGTPVGGTTPDGTVTLEEVECIAYCDRAPCAIVNYRFFGPLTGADFDRLIADARAGRLAEDVPAHGTLNRVRRDGGLRVPADEVATQRAASDQARSERAAARPAGGAA
- a CDS encoding NADH-quinone oxidoreductase subunit D, yielding MSDDRTTSTRAGRHADLVEETYEGSQEMLPRTATDSLELLREKGAVLRLPGGGVLDSRDVDIEAGEDETMIINMGPQHPSTHGVLRIMLELDGETILRSKPIIGYLHTGMEKTAEELTYVQGCTNVTRMDYLAPLFNELAFSLAVEALLEVEMPPRATWIRMLVTELNRVSSHLLWLATNGMDVGSTSMMIYGFREREMILDFFQKTTGLRMNHNYIRPGGVAADLPDGWRADVEEILHVIPPRLDEYDELFTGQPIFRERTQGVGVITAEEAVALGATGPILRCTGVAWDLRRDMPYMFYDDLDFDVIVGSFGDAFDRYAIRLNEIRESLRIIRQISDAMPSGDYRVQDKKVTPPPRRRIDESMEALIHHFKIFTEGFKVPEGEVYVGVEGPRGEVGCYLASDGSPKPYRMHLRDASFVNLQSLPIMIRGGLVADAVAVISSVDPVMGGVDR